Proteins found in one Verrucomicrobiota bacterium genomic segment:
- a CDS encoding HEAT repeat domain-containing protein, translating into MKTTTKAWLGASALLALVVALIGYRIKTAEPSYQGKSLSEWVEMINQNTTFETSLRSNSNTVQVAEAVRAMGTNALPELLTMLDAEESSVHKWIRKINRRQNYVKIPIGPEPERSRMQAEAAFTLLGAIAKPAIPQLVARLENTNQAFRVVVLLVGIGPDAYPQLLQALRHTNSVIRGEVARGIGWHGTNASFAVPSLTSLLSDQDETVRLWAVSALERIKSDPEKTIPALIKVLADPDPSVVWYAIRSLGEFGTNAASALPALQQLQARTNRDKDLSDLIKEAIERISPPPPPARH; encoded by the coding sequence ATGAAAACCACGACGAAAGCATGGCTGGGCGCAAGCGCGCTGCTCGCCCTCGTCGTGGCGTTGATCGGCTACCGAATCAAGACCGCCGAGCCCAGTTATCAGGGGAAGAGCTTGAGTGAGTGGGTGGAGATGATTAATCAAAACACCACTTTCGAGACCAGCCTCAGATCGAATTCAAACACGGTGCAAGTCGCGGAGGCCGTGCGAGCCATGGGCACCAATGCCCTGCCGGAATTGCTGACCATGCTGGACGCGGAGGAATCCAGCGTCCATAAATGGATCCGAAAGATCAATCGCCGCCAGAATTACGTTAAAATCCCGATTGGACCGGAGCCGGAGCGAAGCAGAATGCAGGCCGAAGCCGCGTTCACCCTGCTGGGGGCAATCGCCAAACCCGCCATCCCGCAATTAGTGGCTCGATTGGAGAACACCAACCAGGCCTTCCGTGTCGTTGTCCTCCTAGTAGGCATTGGACCTGATGCCTACCCTCAGTTATTGCAGGCCTTGCGCCACACCAACAGTGTGATTCGAGGAGAAGTTGCCAGGGGGATCGGATGGCATGGGACCAATGCGTCGTTCGCGGTGCCCAGCCTGACCTCATTGCTTAGCGATCAAGATGAAACCGTTCGTTTGTGGGCGGTCTCGGCGTTAGAGAGAATCAAAAGTGACCCTGAAAAGACTATTCCCGCACTGATCAAGGTGTTAGCGGACCCTGACCCGTCAGTTGTCTGGTATGCGATACGCTCACTTGGTGAATTCGGCACCAATGCCGCGTCAGCCTTACCCGCCTTGCAGCAACTCCAGGCACGCACAAATCGTG